A genomic window from Desulfovibrionales bacterium includes:
- a CDS encoding anaerobic ribonucleoside-triphosphate reductase — MGTVAEINKMATTSVSISQERVVINETTDMALFVRTSQEDIMGWDRKRIVEALLRETFIDRDTAENISCQVEEFIRSSSIKMVTGPLIRELVNAKLLELNLEDTRRMHTRLGAPLYDVDQLLVHPNKENANVPHGPEATNLTLAEWIKKEYALLHVFTPEVSDAHLKGDIHLHDLGFIDRPYCSGQSLEYIKKFGLNLPNSLAMAKPAKHPEVLLAHMVKFAAALQSHFAGAIGWDAVNLFFAPYLVGMSDREVKQIAQMLVFEFSQQA; from the coding sequence ATGGGCACTGTCGCAGAAATAAACAAGATGGCAACCACATCGGTCTCAATCAGCCAGGAGAGGGTGGTTATAAACGAAACCACGGATATGGCGCTTTTCGTGCGTACCTCCCAGGAAGATATCATGGGCTGGGACCGCAAACGCATAGTAGAGGCCCTTCTCCGGGAGACGTTCATCGATAGAGATACGGCGGAAAACATCAGTTGCCAGGTAGAAGAGTTTATTCGTTCATCCAGTATAAAGATGGTGACCGGCCCTCTTATTCGGGAACTGGTAAACGCCAAACTTCTGGAGCTTAATCTGGAGGATACCCGGCGCATGCACACCCGCCTGGGGGCCCCGCTTTATGATGTTGACCAGCTTCTTGTCCACCCGAACAAGGAAAATGCCAACGTGCCGCATGGTCCGGAGGCCACCAATCTGACCTTGGCCGAGTGGATTAAGAAAGAGTACGCCCTCCTGCATGTCTTTACTCCTGAGGTGAGCGATGCCCACCTCAAGGGCGACATCCATTTACATGACCTTGGTTTTATTGACCGTCCTTATTGTTCAGGGCAGTCATTGGAATACATTAAAAAATTTGGGCTGAACCTTCCCAACTCCCTGGCTATGGCCAAGCCGGCCAAACATCCGGAGGTCCTCCTGGCCCACATGGTAAAATTCGCCGCCGCTCTCCAGAGCCACTTTGCCGGGGCTATAGGCTGGGATGCGGTTAACCTCTTCTTCGCTCCCTACCTGGTGGGCATGAGTGATAGAGAAGTCAAACAGATAGCCCAGATGCTGGTCTTTGAGTTTTCTCAGCAGGC